A region of the Hydra vulgaris chromosome 12, alternate assembly HydraT2T_AEP genome:
AcggcaatatttttttgtaataatatatattataagatttgaATTGGATTATCCAAAAAATTATCCGACCGGATTTCCAAATAATTTGAatacttgaataatttttaaatatccgGGTATTCGATATCCGGTTGgatacttaaaaaatgttatccAGGACACCTCTAGTTATATTTAACTAAGTAACTAAtgtgattattatatttaattaactaaGTAACTAACGTGATTGttacttttaattaactaaGTAACCAACTGCCgtgattattatatttgattaaCTAAGTAAACAACGCAATTGTTATATTCAACTCAGTAACTAACGGGATAATTATACTTAATTGGTCGGTATtgtagattaatttttttaaggtggtaAGTATCGAAAGTAATccttttgtaattataaaagaaatgcaTCCATCAAACAATTGTTCTAATTACAACGACGGAAGTTATTATCTATTATGCACTATACCTACGCTAtatgataaagataaaaaaagatcattGCTGCCAAGgtaaactgtttttatatatttaatttaaaatcatttatttaaaacttaaaatattattttagagcAATCAAAAACCTTATGTATATCaaaaaccttatatatatatatatatatatatatatatatataatatatatatatatatatatatatatatatatatatatatatatatatatatatatatatatatatatatgtatatatatatatatatatatatatatatatatatatatttatatatatatatatatatatatttatatatatatatatgtatatatatatatatatatatatgtatatatatataatatatatgtgtatatatatatatatatatatatatatatatatatatatatgtatatatatatatatatatatatatatatatatgtgtgtatatatatataatatatatgtgtatatatatatgtgtgtgtgtgtgtgtgtgtgtgtgtgtgtgtgtgtgtgtgtgtgtgtgtgtgtgtgtgtgtgtgtgtgtgtgtgtgtgtgtgtgtgtgtgtgtgtgtgtgtgtgtgtgtatatagatatacatgtatatatacagcggtggccaaaaattaaaaaccactCATTTTTTAGTTGGTTTCTTAAtccttaaattaaaattaagaagatTTTAATtgacatattaaattttttttttaaatatcttgttAATTAAAACATACGGATTAAagtggtataatttttttaatctaattctAGCTAAATAGcgtttaacttattaaaaaactgataagTACTTATAAatcttcattaaataaattggaCAAAATTTAACGACCACtttcaaaatctttaatttgcacttattaaaaataataatcctttttttttttaactgtcttaatTGCTTATTACGTTGGGTATAAAATAAGATGTCGAAACCTGAGTTTCGatatcaaataaacatttattttttgaattgcaataaggatataaaaatattgcaaaaatgcGTGCAAAGATCGAAGAAAAAAACAGATACGCGGCTGTTGTATTAAAAGAAGAAGGCTATAGCATCAGACAAATAACAGAAAAGCTCGGAAGGTCTCACTCTTGCATTATTAACATAATTCAACGATACAAAGAGACCCGGTCAATTAATGATCGTCATAGGACTGGAcgcaataaaatttcaaatgacAGTGATGTTCGCTCGTTAGTGAgattaatgaaagaaaacagACAAGCATCATCTACAGACTTGTCTACGAAATGGACACTGTCAAATGGTCTGAAATCAAGCCCTAGAACTGTGCAAAGGGTCCtccataatttaaattatttatggcGTGCTGCTGCAAAAAAAGGCAGTGGTTCAATAGGCATTTGAGCCTGTATGAGTGCCAGTGAAGTTGGCGTTTTTCATTTATTCGATAGTAGACAACAAAGAAAGGTACAtcaaaattttggaaaactcGCTTATTTCTAGCATTGATTTATGACAGTTGCAAGATGGATTTATTTTCCAGCAAGATAATGCGCCGTGTCATAAAGCGCATGTTGTTAGCGATTGgttcaattctaataaaattcaaGTGCTTCCATGGCCTGCCAATAGTCCAGACTTGAATCCAATAGAGAATTTATGGTCGTGGCTTGATCACAAGCTTGGTAAAGAACAACTTTACATTTGGAAGATTTGAAATCTTCTATCTCTCATCATTGAAAAATGTGCCTGATGAAGTAATCAAAACTTTAATGAATTCAATGCCAGAACGAGTACAAGAGTGCTTGAAAACAAATGAAGGAACAACAcgtttctaaattatttttttattgctttttgaaatatttttgaaactggTCTTTTGTCCAGTTTCAAATATAaatgggaaaaaaaattttgtccaattttttttcccatttatattttttactagtcagttttttaattttttaacatttttttgtaaaaaaattataaattcttttataataaatatgaaatacaataaaaattctttctaaaaatgtttttctttttttgatacttttttccaaaataaaattatactaaggttaaaaaaaaattttgaaaaaaaaatgagtcgtctttaatttttggccaccgctgtatatatatatatatatatatatatatatatatatatatatatatataatatatatatatatatatatatatatatatatatatatatatatatatatatatatatatatatatatatatattatcttttacaatattattttacaaagttattcATTTAACAAAggtatttacaaatatttttttttattttttaagaaattgtgtatcaaaatattttatattgttttacgATTTAAGATGGTAGCAGgggaaaaacacttttttttcaaaaaactaaacaaagtaaaaatattttattttaatggtatatactattaaaaaaaaaagcaattaacactggttgcataaaaatttaatgatgacGTCATTAACTATACACGTCATAAATAGATTTTTGACCTATTTTGATATGTTTATTTCAACAAGGATAACTTAGTGAAAAATAATcagaatttcttaaaattttaaaattgcaatctTTATTAGTAATGTTCTGAGCAgctagaaaataataattatttttcaatcgCGCCAGGTTCACtgtcaaactttaaatttcatataaaagaaatatatttttatgtaaaagtcATATTGCTGgccttgtttttataaaattttaatatcctTGTTGAGAGACCACAAGCAtcgtaaaaaattaaagtcaagAAAAACctaatcaaaaaatcaaataaaagaaaataaaacattaaaactcaagaaaacaaactaaaatgctCCACTAGCATATGTCTCTCCTTTCTCaagttcatttttatcattaaaacctTTTCTGATGACAagaagtttttttcttctttgttttACTGAGCTGGttgactttttttcaaactgCTTGACACGCTAAATATCAGATTCTCTTAAACCTTCTATagtaaaatatctattttttatgcctagttttttaaaaactggaagCAATCCTTGGGCACAATCATTGTATGCAATTACTGCAGGTGCAACtgcagttttaaaaacatcatttcCAATGTATACTCTTGTTGGGCACCGTGTTCATATCAAATTGTTCAAGGACTCATTGACATTCTGTGTCTCACCGTGTAAACATTTTGTCATCACTACCAAGACCTCTGTGAGAAAATATTGGAGCAATAACATGTGAAACAGCtttatgaatattaattttttctttatatatttttgctcctgtaattttattactttggtATTTGCACCAAGAATCAGAGCTTCGTGGACAGAATTGATGTTGGATTTCTAAATTTGGCTCATCTGTTGTATGATGTAAAACTGCAGCAACAGCCTTTTTCATCCCATAAAGATTGCTGCTATTTTGTCGTATGGCCATTCCAACATAGTTTTGAAGAGTTTCATCACTTTATTAGTTAAACGACCTTTCCCTCCCCCAATGCTTTTACCATCCATCAACTTTTTACCCTTGCAATCGGCTTTAAGTTTACGAAGACGCGTTCCAACACGCTTTTGGGGATGTCCTATACATTCTCCATTGGTGATAGTATAACCTGGATATGGATctgatttacaaatttcatcaaAAGATTTTGTATCACCATCTCCAATAAAGAATGTGTATCTTAGGCAATAAAGACGTACAGATCgagcaaacatttttttcattccaACAACTTCCATATATTCAGCACTTCCAACATGATATATTGAGCAAACGTGAGTTTCTTTCCAGTTGTTATATGCATCTTAATTACCGTTTT
Encoded here:
- the LOC136088385 gene encoding uncharacterized protein LOC136088385, which encodes MRAKIEEKNRYAAVVLKEEGYSIRQITEKLGRSHSCIINIIQRYKETRSINDRHRTGRNKISNDSDVRSLVRLMKENRQASSTDLSTKWTLSNGLKSSPRTVQRVLHNLNYLWRAAAKKGSGSIGI